The nucleotide sequence gaaccaatggttagattagatcaaccaagagagagaagtggtcaagtttgacttgacttgagaggaagatgaaaggtcaagtttgacttgaccatttgccacctcattggtgagttggcattgagtgggccaatgatgatgctccacatcatcatgattgcttaagtgggatgtcacctcatgggagttaccaagagttgtgactcttggcttTCCATGGAAGTTACAACTCcacctaaagtggccgaccacttttattcatcaagggagttttatttttcttttgtaactccatcttcttcttcctctagagttttcttcttgctctccctctcctcacttactgatctctaaggttgctagcacatccttagaagttttttctccatctcttgcttgtgtggatacacatagagaagtgtctactttgacactttcgagatccgacgaatcgaggacaagcgggattgcgaaaggcttcgcatcaagggtatattccatctcctttgtagatctactgtagatcgaggtttagaaactcgtactcgtaagtttttcgaataagttttatcttcgtacggatccggtggcagaggtttcggggtttccgcgacgcgaaaagcgattttcgtggcccgaaaaacccaataggtttgtgtttgggactaacacaatttgtaggaacaaaggagcaactcaagcctcggatgaacagtatccgaggcgcctccatggggcttggaggcgcctcgagtgctagccgaagccagctatccagagacactggaggcgcctcggaggaagctggaggcgccttggaccaggcattgaaggtgccttggagcagcttggaggcgcctttagagggatgaggtgcgaccaggtttgcgTTGATCCACCAGTGCAACTcgacggcctggaggcgcctcggacaggcttggaggcacctccaacactatTTATAGGGGGACTTCGAACAACAACTCTTTATAACTTTGCACAATGATTTCCAAgccttctttcttcaacgtgctgcttcaaaagacgcccagaagtgctgttacaagatcccgacgacccgaagctccgaaatactgttcttgtcgtcggtataattaatcttattattgCCTTCACTTCAATTGTACTTCAAAGTTGTAACTCTTCTTGCGATACTATAGTTgctgcccaccgaaagcggtcaatgaccgcgggccttcgagtaggagtcgagatatgctccgaacgaagtaacctttcgtgtcttctgtgtgtttgtgcattttactatttcTGCTGCTTTATTACTTCTGTTTTACGAAATCGActatgaaagccacgagcgctattcaccccctcccccctctagtgctttcgatccaacagcatGTGCCCTAACCATCTTGCCATATGACCGTACCAATCAACACGGGAGGATCACGCACGCAACGAACGCTGGGAGGCACGATCGTGTCACACGGCCAGGCCGTGTGACTTTCTGGAGAGAGGGCATGGTCGTGCCATATGGCATGGCCAAGCCTTGTTGGCTGCTAGAAGAGagggcatggtcgtgcctcacGACACGGCCAACCCATGCTGGTCACTTAGAGAGGGAGCACAatcatgccaaatggcatggcttGCCCAAGGTTAGCTTTCGAATATGCTTTTCCTCATGTTCTTCATCCAATTTCGATCCTCGTTGCGCCCTGtcaataaaaagggaaaaagaataGATCTTCGAACAAGAAAGTTGTCATGTTGGCAACAATAATGAAAATAAGTATGATGACATGAGTTATAGACAAGACATTCATATAAATGTGCATCAATAGAAGTCTAAACACATGGATAACCTAAGTACATCACTATACCATCTTGTGGTACTCATTCATGATAAAAGTTGTAAGGACATCCATACTCGTGGAGCCTCTTCATCAGCTCTTTCATTGCAACATCTAccacatcaaaaattaaaaacttcatATATCTCTACATTATCAAAAAATTTCTCAACAATTTCTTCATGGGTCGCAtactttttattatatatatttttcatggtcttttatattatatttaattaaatttttataaaatttaaatttacaaattaaCAAGGAAATAACGTtacataacttttttttttttaaatctgttaatatttttatttgtttaaatagaaataaaaggaaataaggttacataactttttttaaaaatctgttaatatttttatttgttgaaatagaataaaaaaatatttaataaaaacatattaaaaaaattaaaagaaacggCTCCATGGAAGGATGAGCTACTTCCTCAAAATCATAAAATGGGAGGGAGCTCATTCAGGGTGGCAAAATGTGAATACGTTCGCCTCTAACGTCTCTATCAACTCGTCTcaggatcaacacggaggaggtaaatcacagacggctaagcctttggaatagtgactagcacataagggaggtatttttCTCGGTTTTATCGAGATTCAAACtccagacctcatgatgacaacatcTCATGTGCTAATCATTAGACCCATCTGAAAAGACGGGAGGAAGCTCATTCATGATAAACGGGATGCTCAAAGGCAGGCTTGAAAATTGCATCCGACATCTTCTTATCCACCATGGAAAACAGAATTTAAGTGTGAAATTCAATTAGATTTGGCCTCGAAATTTAAATTGACGACAAAAGGTCCCGAAAAAACATTTAAATGTCTTCAACTTGATTTGATTAAATGGATTGAATTGACTAAAGACTTCCAATCTGAGCATACAATGTCAATCCATAAGTCAAATTTCCTACAGGTGCATCTAGCTAAAATCAATTGggccaaatatatttttttaaaaaaacaaactaAAAGTCTACATTTTTTCAACATAAATGAGCAaatcaactaatttaaaattctttagcTAAATAAATTTAGACTATTTTGTTGTCTATTTAAAATtgaacagattttttttttaaagcaaagTTCTATATATAGTGAACCAACATTAGCCAATAATAAACTTTTATAGTTCTCCTTTTTTCTTCTAAGATGATCCTTTTTCACTTAAGCCTTTAAACATAACATGAGTCTATACAACACCTAATAatatcaaagtaatttttttaaacgTGTTTTTCATGTTAAATATCACATTCTATGTAATGAATTTCCACGAATAGCAATTGTGTTTGTCTCCTTAATCAATCATTCTTCAATATATCaaaaaatccataaaaaaaaaGTCAAGAAACTATGTTAAAAAACATATTAGAAAGGACATTTCATTCTTAAATTTATCCCCAAGTTCCATCTTCGCTTGATTAATTTAACATTGTTTATAAATAAtaatgtttaattaaaatttctatataaatctaaataaatttaaatatttaataatttaaaactaCTCTATATTATAATAATGATTTAGACGTTACCATAGGACACACATACCAcatatttattatattaataatctcttctaattaatatattcatattcattttaatattaatattcatTTCTATAGGTCTTATtatcctttttttattttttattaataaaatccgCTCCTTTAAAGAATGGAATgccattaacatatatatatatatatatatatatatatataaataaagtgtGGCTGctgaaatataataatttaaatttaaattatatattagaccggtttaaaaattattattttattattaatatttcatACTGATGAAGactatgataataataataatatttttcttattttttttactacTTTTCATCTTTTGAAAGGAGAAGTCGCAAatcaaatattcatttttcaattaaaaaatatCCTCTAATTTAATTCCAACGAACTCCTGTTAGATTTGTCAAACATGTGGTAAAAAGTGAAATCATCCGTCTCCAATGTTTCCGTCGCACTCTGACTTCAAATCATCACAAGAGAAATAAATTACGATAGCCGAAGGATAAGGGATGATGAGATAAATTGTATAGGATCTAAAAATTTATGCTCTGATAATTTTACGATTTGACTCCGCAATCGTATGTGACAAGTATATCCTCATTTATCATTCGGATGACATTTGGGGTCTGTTAGATTTGTCAACCAGAAGACTGAAGTGAAGGCAGAATGACTTCCAATTTGATGGCTTGTCCTGATTATAATAAATCGTCAAACCTCTGAATTTGGGACATCTGTTATCTTATCAGCGATGCTTCGCGCATCAAATATCAATCCTCTGAATTTCTGACACTTGTCGTTTCAAATTAAATCATGTTCATTTTTTTCCAAAAACATACTAAAAAGTCAAAACTAACTCTAGCAAcattattatataaatttaaacttattttccATGCTCTGTGAACCTTGTGATCCTTCGGAAGTGTTCTCTGAAGCCGAATCTATGACGAGAAGAATCCCGTTCTTTCTCTGCATCTTCTTCAATCTCACGGCTGCTCTGTTTTCGCTCTCCTATGCCGGTGATACCTTAACCCCTGGCCAGCCTCTCCTCGACGCCTCCGAAGCAACCTTGATCTCCGAGGGCAGCACCTTCGTGTTGGGTTTCTTTAGCCCCGTCGGCTCAAGAAACCGATACGTCGGCATATGGTTCCGCAACGTCTCCCAACAAACCGTCGTATGGGTCGCCAACCGCAACCGCCCGATCACCGATGGCTCTGGCCTCCTTTCGCTCAGTACAAACGGAACGCTTGTCGTCTCCGACAACAGCTCCGCCGTCTTGTGGTCTTCCAGCTCACCGGCACTCGTTAGCCCTGTGGTGCAACTCCTCGACAACGGGAACTTGGTTGTTCGAGAAGCCGGCGACGTCGACAATAGCCGCTACGCATGGCAGAGCTTCGACTTCCCGACGGACACGCTCCTCCCAGGCATGAAGTTGGGGTGGAACCTGACGAGCCGACGCAACCGCATCCTCACGGCATGGGCGAGCACCAGCGACCCGGCAGAGGGGAACTACACCTTCGGCATCGACTTGCGCGGCGATCCCCAAATATTCTCGTGGGTGGGCACGCAGCAGCAGTTGCGCCACGGGCCATGGAACGGCCTTTACCTCAGCGGCAtcccggagatgatgccctacgATGTGTTAGAGTTCAGCTTCGTGATCGACAGAGAGCAGGTGGCGTTCAGTTACACCATCCTCGATCCCTCGTTGATCAGGCGAATGGTCATCAATCCGACGTCTGGCTACATGGAAGGCCTTATGTGGACCAAGGACATCAGTCAGACTTGGAGCAGGCGAGTATCGATGCCGAGGGATAACTGCGACAGCACCATCTCCCTCTGCGGCCCCTATGGCCGTTGCTACCCCAACGACTGGTCCCCGTGCAATTGCCTGTCGGGCTTTCATCCCCGGAATCCAAACGATTGGCGTCTCGTCGTGAACACCTCGGGCGGCTGCGTGAGGAACACAGAGTTGGACTGCTATAACAACACAGATGGGTTCATCCGGCAGAGCAACGTGAAGTTACCGGACACATCCGCGTCGACGGTGGACTGGAGCATGCTGAGCCTCGATGACTGCCGAAGTTCGTGCCTCAGAAACTGTTCTTGCACGGCTTATGCGAGAGCCAACATCAGCGGCAGTGGCAGAGGGTGCATATTGTGGTTCAATCCACTCACAGACATAAAATTGTTCAACTCTGGATCGGGACAGGATCTATTTGTCAGGGTTGCAAATGCAGACCTAAAAGGTGATGAAATTTTATCAATCGCAATGAggagaattatattaattaaacttaaattttcgtCTCCTTTTACAGCCATGGATTCTCACCGGAGTCCCAGAATCGTAATCATAGTCGTTTCCTCAGTGGCAACTTTGACTTTCCTAACACTTGTTGCTTGTTGCATTTGGAAATGGAAGAAAACAGAGTATCATTTCAAAGATGAAACTGGAGAAGAGGCGATAAGCCTGCCCTTGTTCGATTTTGCTGCTGTCGTACATGCTACTGATAATTTTTCTTCATCTAACAAGCTTGGAGAGGGCGGATTCGGTCCTGTATATAAGGTACATATGTACTCTAAGCTTGATGAATTGAGATGTGATCATTGTTGTGTTTAAGTATGCTAAAGCTTAGTATGTGGATTGCAGGGTAGGTTGAAAGAACAGGAAATAGCTGTGAAACGATTGTCCAAAACATCAGAACAAGGCTCAAATGAGTTCAAGAATGAGGTGGTGTCGATTGCAGAGCTACAACATCGAAATCTTGTTAGACTCCTCGGCTATTGCATTGAAGAAAGGGAGAGGATGTTGATATATGAATACATGCCCAATGGGAGCCTAGACAAATTCTTATTTGGTAAATTGATATTTATATAAGTGATGTGTTCTCTATTCCTACTTGCTATGTTGTGTAGTTTTTGAAATCTATATCAAGAACATGTTTTGAATTTCATTTGTTATATACATTTTTTTCTCAGATAAAGTCAAAGCTAGTTCATTGGTTTGGAAATCACGTTATAATATAATTCTTGGTATCGCTCGAGCTCTTCTTTATCTTCACCATGATTCCAGACTAAGGATCATTCATAGAGATTTGAAAGCAAGTAATATTCTTCTCGATGAAGATATGAATCCAAAAATATCAGATTTTGGTTTGGCAAAAATATTTGACGGAAATGAAATAATAGGAACAACAAAGAGAGTTGTTGGAACATAGTAAGTAAATGTCAACTTTTGTATTTATGCCTAATGCATTTGattcaaatagaaaaataattttttctacaTTTTTACTTTTACAGTGGATATATGTCTCCGGAATACATCAAAAATGGAATTTACTCAGTGAAATCTGATATTTTTAGTTTTGGAGTATTAATACTTGAAATTATTACGGGCAAAAAGAATATTGGATTCTATATTTCTACGGAGCACTTAAACCTTCTAGAGCATGTAAGTATATATAAAGCATATATATACTTAGCATTCTatacatcatatttatttattagtATTTATGCAGATTTGGACTTTGTGGAAGGAAGACAGAGTTTTGGAAGCAGTAGATGAATCAATAGGGACATTTTGTGTTGCTGAAGTTTTAAGGTGTATAAATATTGGATTGTTATGTGTTCAAGAACAACCAGAAGATAGACCCACAATGTCATCCATACTATCATTTTGGGGTAATGAAGCTACCCAATTGTTAAATCCTAGAAGACCAGGTTTTGTGGTGCCTACCGATCAATCTGAAACTAATTTGGATAATGGTAAGAAGTATTGTCCAATGTCGTCTAATCATTTATCAATCACAATTTTAGAAGGTCGATAGCAATTATCACAATCCAAATGTAAAACACCAAGTTAATGTGAATTAAAccctttttattttacttttggcTACATATCGAACAAATAATTGTAGACAATAGATAAAGATAGATATTTTGAAATGTGCTCTAGTGTTATGATAAATATGATATATATTGATGCAAAGTTGAACATTTTTTAGGCAACAAGTGCCAATAAACATGTCTAATAATGTTATAGTTTTTGTACTTTCAAAGATGTGCAAAGGTATGCCATTCTATCACTTCTAGTAATACTTGTTAAACTTGCTACTTGGTATTGTGAGATGGAATGCATATAAATGGTTGTGGTTCTCAAATGCATGCAAATTTTCCAGTCTTGCCATGGAATGAGAGGGGGGATTAGGGAGAatcctaaaagaaaataaatgttAATTGATATAGTTTGAGTTTGATGAGTAACTTGGCCACTTGCATATGAAGAAGGCACTTTCACCCAAACTAATTTTTGCAAACTTGGAATAAAAACACAAATAGATTTTTCATCACTGAGTTTACAGATAAATTTCAAGCCACTGAATCTTTTGTGCTACCGATCAGACTTAGATCATCAGGTTGTATTGCTCAAGCTactattagaatataaataagcaCAAGAGTGTTTAGATTGAGATTAAATGACTTGGGTGACTTGGTCTTCAACATCTAATAAGAGCTTTATGGAATCTACAGCTACGTGGgttatgttggtgcaatcttagatTTAATAGTCCGGTGCAACTTTGAATTTCAATGTTTGAGTAAAGGATTTAAATTGGACTTTGTCATGTGatttgatatgtgtttaagtGGGTAGGGATTTGTAGAAACACATTTAGGATGTGTTTGGTTGAGAATAGTCATTGATAACATTGGTTTTCGAATAAATGATATATTATTTAACCGATTTAGATAATAAATGATTCCAAATAATTAATAACTTCCTCCACATCAATAAACATCATCAAAACCCAAATGAGATTACCTTCCAAATAGATGGTTTTTAACGATTTAAACA is from Zingiber officinale cultivar Zhangliang chromosome 7B, Zo_v1.1, whole genome shotgun sequence and encodes:
- the LOC122003711 gene encoding G-type lectin S-receptor-like serine/threonine-protein kinase At4g27290, whose translation is MTRRIPFFLCIFFNLTAALFSLSYAGDTLTPGQPLLDASEATLISEGSTFVLGFFSPVGSRNRYVGIWFRNVSQQTVVWVANRNRPITDGSGLLSLSTNGTLVVSDNSSAVLWSSSSPALVSPVVQLLDNGNLVVREAGDVDNSRYAWQSFDFPTDTLLPGMKLGWNLTSRRNRILTAWASTSDPAEGNYTFGIDLRGDPQIFSWVGTQQQLRHGPWNGLYLSGIPEMMPYDVLEFSFVIDREQVAFSYTILDPSLIRRMVINPTSGYMEGLMWTKDISQTWSRRVSMPRDNCDSTISLCGPYGRCYPNDWSPCNCLSGFHPRNPNDWRLVVNTSGGCVRNTELDCYNNTDGFIRQSNVKLPDTSASTVDWSMLSLDDCRSSCLRNCSCTAYARANISGSGRGCILWFNPLTDIKLFNSGSGQDLFVRVANADLKAMDSHRSPRIVIIVVSSVATLTFLTLVACCIWKWKKTEYHFKDETGEEAISLPLFDFAAVVHATDNFSSSNKLGEGGFGPVYKGRLKEQEIAVKRLSKTSEQGSNEFKNEVVSIAELQHRNLVRLLGYCIEERERMLIYEYMPNGSLDKFLFDKVKASSLVWKSRYNIILGIARALLYLHHDSRLRIIHRDLKASNILLDEDMNPKISDFGLAKIFDGNEIIGTTKRVVGTYGYMSPEYIKNGIYSVKSDIFSFGVLILEIITGKKNIGFYISTEHLNLLEHIWTLWKEDRVLEAVDESIGTFCVAEVLRCINIGLLCVQEQPEDRPTMSSILSFWGNEATQLLNPRRPGFVVPTDQSETNLDNGKKYCPMSSNHLSITILEGR